A stretch of the Capsicum annuum cultivar UCD-10X-F1 chromosome 8, UCD10Xv1.1, whole genome shotgun sequence genome encodes the following:
- the LOC124886710 gene encoding uncharacterized protein LOC124886710: MCDSKLVARKFKDKIVSQLYIRIREIQDLVSSVAGRGHGATGRGKGAAGRGKGGSSRDQCDVDRGGGSDRGQCSADTRGGSGRGQGGIGRGLSSSTFANQQEAYNATSFVVATGYKRPATGFGVYSDPAAGTQVYNPGTSSERVLYGGINLKSASPINIDISFKPSGLKWNGKDAVTSTQ, from the exons ATGTGTGATTCAAAGCTGGTTGCTAGAAAGTTCAAGGACAAAATTGTTTCTCAGCTATACATTAGGATTCGGGAAATTCAGGATTTG GTGTCAAGTGTGGCTGGTAGAGGTCATGGTGCTACTGGTAGAGGTAAAGGTGCTGCTGGTAGAGGTAAAGGTGGTTCTAGTAGGGATCAGTGTGATGTTGATAGGGGAGGTGGTTCTGATAGGGGTCAATGTAGTGCTGATACGAGAGGTGGTTCTGGTAGGGGTCAAGGAGGGATTGGTAGAGGATTG TCAAGTTCCACCTTTGCCAACCAACAAGAGGCATACAATGCTACCTCATTTGTTGTTGCTACTGGATACAAAAGGCCTGCAACTGGTTTTGGTGTTTACTCTGATCCAGCAGCTGGAACCCAAGTGTACAAT CCTGGTACATCAAGTGAGAGGGTTCTTTATGGAGGTATAAATTTAAAGAGTGCTTCACCAATCAATATAGATATTAGTTTTAAGCCTAGTGGTCTAAAGTGGAATGGAAAAGATGCAGTCACCAGCACACAATAG